In the genome of Dyadobacter fermentans DSM 18053, the window GACTGGCGTGGCTCTGGTGGATATTAATCACGACAATCTGCTCGATATTTACGTGTGTGCGTCCGTGCGGAAGTCGGCGCAGCAGCGGGAAAATCTTTTGTATGTAAACCAGGGCCTGAATGCCGATAAAGTGCCGGTTTTCAAGGAAATGGCAAAGGAATACGGCATTGCCGACACCACCCACACCACGAATGCGGCTTTCTTCGATTACGACAACGACGGCGATCTGGACCTGTTCCTGATCGTGAACGAGATGGACGACAACAATTTCCCTAATAAGTATCACAAAAAAATCGTCGACGGATCGTCGCGGCGCACCGATCGCCTTTATCGCAATGATTGGGACGCGAAGCTTAACCATCCCGTGTTCACCAACGTGTCCCGTGAGGCGGGGGTTCTCATTGAAGGTTACAGCCTGGGAATCAACGTGACGGACGTGAATCAGGATGGCTGGAAGGACGTGTACATCACGAACGACTACCTTACGAACGACCTGCTTTACATAAACAATGGCAACGGGACATTCACGGATCGCGCGCCGACCTATTTCAAGCACACTTCGCATTCGGCGATGGGTAACGACGTGGCCGATCTGAACAATGACGGCCTGATGGACGTCGTGGCCGTAGATATGATGCCCGCCACTAACCGCCGCAAAAAAATGATGACGCCGGCTAACAGTTATGTGACTTATCAGAACAACGAACTGTTCGGTTATCAGTATCAGGTGGCGCGGAATACGCTGCAACTAAACATGGGAAGTGCCGTTCCGGAGGATAAATCGCCGGTTTTCAGTGAAATCGGATTGCTGAGCGGGGTAGCGGAAACGGATTGGAGCTGGACACCGATGGTCACTGATTTCGACAACGACGGCCTTCGGGATATGATCATCACCAACGGCTTCCCGAGGGATATTACCGATCTTGACTTCATCGCTTACCGCAACGAAGTGTCAAGCATCATGGCCCCCATGATGATGCTCGACTACATTCCGAGCGTCAGGATCACGAATTTTGCATTTAAGAACAAAGGCGATCTGACCTTCGAAGATGTGAGTAAAGATTGGGGCATCGAAACGCCCGGCTTTTCGAACGGCGCAGCTTACGCGGACCTCGATAACGACGGTGACCTTGATTACATCGTCAATAATATCAACGATTCGGCGATGGTTTATCGCAACAACAGCATTCAACTCAGGCCTCAGGAAAGCAATTATCTGCGGATTGCGTTTAAGGGTGAGCGTTACAATGGCGCTGGGATAGGGGCCATTGCGGAAATTACATTAGCGAACGGTAAGAAACAGGTAGCCGAAAACTCGCCTTACCGTGGGTATCTTTCCACGGTAGAGCCTGTTCTGCATTTCGGTCTGGGCAAAGAAAGCGCTGTGCAGGAAGTGAAAGTGACGTGGCCTGGTGGTAAAACGCAGGTTTTGAAAAATGTGAAAGGAAATCAAACGCTGGTAGTTCGTGAAAAAGACGCCGGGGCTGCGCCTGGGGATCGCAAAACGCCGGCTATTCCGTTATTTAAGGACATTACCAGCGAATTGAATGTGTCGTACAAGCATTCAGAAATGGACGTGATCGACTTCAATGTGCAGAAATTATTGCCTCATAAAATGTCGCAATACGGTCCGGCACTTGCTGCGGGTGATGTGAATGGCGATGGGTTGGAAGATGTATTTGTAGGCGGGGCGTACCAGAACAAAGGGCGTTTTCTCCTCCAACAGCCGGATGGTAAATTTACCGTGGCCGACCTCCTTCCGGGCGCCGACGGGCT includes:
- a CDS encoding VCBS repeat-containing protein, whose translation is MSAKRLLPVLIGVVLLVSCKKELKTFTELPAGETGIHFSNRIAENDTMNILAFEYVYNGGGVALGDFNNDSLPDVYFTGNTTPNKLYLNKGDFKFEDVTDQAGVAPKDKWSTGVALVDINHDNLLDIYVCASVRKSAQQRENLLYVNQGLNADKVPVFKEMAKEYGIADTTHTTNAAFFDYDNDGDLDLFLIVNEMDDNNFPNKYHKKIVDGSSRRTDRLYRNDWDAKLNHPVFTNVSREAGVLIEGYSLGINVTDVNQDGWKDVYITNDYLTNDLLYINNGNGTFTDRAPTYFKHTSHSAMGNDVADLNNDGLMDVVAVDMMPATNRRKKMMTPANSYVTYQNNELFGYQYQVARNTLQLNMGSAVPEDKSPVFSEIGLLSGVAETDWSWTPMVTDFDNDGLRDMIITNGFPRDITDLDFIAYRNEVSSIMAPMMMLDYIPSVRITNFAFKNKGDLTFEDVSKDWGIETPGFSNGAAYADLDNDGDLDYIVNNINDSAMVYRNNSIQLRPQESNYLRIAFKGERYNGAGIGAIAEITLANGKKQVAENSPYRGYLSTVEPVLHFGLGKESAVQEVKVTWPGGKTQVLKNVKGNQTLVVREKDAGAAPGDRKTPAIPLFKDITSELNVSYKHSEMDVIDFNVQKLLPHKMSQYGPALAAGDVNGDGLEDVFVGGAYQNKGRFLLQQPDGKFTVADLLPGADGLEKASEDMGVLLFDADLDKDLDLYIVSGSYEIQEGSEALRNVLYLNDGKGQFKQDTAALPAFLVNGSCVKAVDFDRDGDLDLFVGGRVESGKYPKPVSSYILRNDSKGDLVRFSNVTRAVAPDLAEIGLVCDALWTDYDNDGWADLLLAGEWMAPTFLKNEKGKFKKVATGLEAKKGWWGSLAAGDFDNDGDMDYIGGNLGVNTLSRASESRPVSVYAKDFNNDGYFDAIPTIFYRAQDDSYKEFPYNTRDDMGKQVIQVRQRFQEYGKFAETTLTQILKPEELKDALHLSATWMKSSYIENLGNNQFTIRELPVQAQFAPLFGMIADDFDQDGNLDLMLSGNDYGSEVSVGRYDAMYGLVLKGDGKGNFHPLSILESGYMAPGNMKALVRLASANGKYLSATSQNRDMIRFHEAQKAVRKVDLADGETSVILHFKNGKSRKEEPGYGSSFLSQSSHTLFVPEYVSSITIINSKGGKRQAK